The nucleotide sequence TGTGGATAAAgttatttttctgcatttgtgTTTAGATTTATTTGTGACTGTGTACCATGTACCGAGCACACAGTGGGTAACTATTTACACTCGGTCTTGCTAGTTTCCatgttaaattgtgtgtttgttcatgcattcatgtgtgtgtgtccttatcTGTGCGATTACCTTTCTCCCCTGCAGCAGCTAACAGGTACTTTGGCCATCGCTGTGTTCACAGCCGTGCTGGGATCCCTGCAGTATGGCTACAGTCTGGGAGTCATCAACGCACCCCAGAAGGCAAGGCTCAACACAGGCTTCACCCCCTTACTGGGACAACTATTTGCCACAACATATTGATATTTGCATGCAAATTGGCCGGTCCAAATACGACAACCTTCGCTTTATAAGACTATAAGATTACGTTCTCTGTACACATCATTCTGCAGCACTAGAGATGAGATAAGACTTTGAGTCACCAGGGACCAACTTACCTCTTCTCCATGTCTAGACAAAAAACCTTTCCCCAAACTTTTttccaggttttttttctttcgtggTCACCTGAGAATTGTTTAGTCGGAGACTTTGCAAGCTGTCTGAAATTCTTTCAGTTTATGACGAGTAGTATTTTGAGTGCCTCTCCACCAAACACACCTTGCAGAGTGGCGGACAAGTCTGGATGCATTTCGGGCCAATGTCTCTCTGCTGCAAGCTGCTGTAAGAGCTGGTGCAATTTAATTCCCTGCGGAGGGACAACACTATGCCCATCATGTTGTGGCTCTGATGAGGACATCCTCTGGTCCAGTTTTGTTCAGGAGGCATCCTTTTTGTTATTCATACAGGCCAGAGTTGTGGATGCAGTCCATCTTTATTGGCCCCACTGTGGATTACATCTCAGAGACTTCAAAGAGACTGGCAAACAAGAGGCTTACTTCCTTCTCTGCTGACATCCATGTCTGACCTCGAATGGTCCAATTTGAACTTAGATCATATGTGGACATTGAAAGCACACAGCAGGTGCAAATCTGACATCCGTAGCTGAGCCGTGGCGGGCATTGCTCTGCCGTGTCTACTGAAATGTTCTGCATCACTTCAGGGTTGGCCACGTTTATCAGACCACTTCACCACCATTAAACAGTTTGATCTTAAGCTTCTAAGCTTCTTACTCGTGTGTATATACAACACCTGAGATTTAAAGGTACTGATGCTGAGACCTGTGTGCTTGGCAAATATGTCAAGCTTGTCTGTCGGTGGCTAGAATGGCCTTGTTGTTGGCAAAGTCTGAATCCAACTGGGTTTGCTATATAGGGCAAAGGGTCAAGGGATAAAAGGGTCCCTTATGATTGGTGTATTATGGGCTTACAAATTTCAGTGTTGATGGATCACTTGTGATGGTGTAACACATCAAATTCACCAAGTGTGCCTCTTCAAAAAAGTCATCCGAGTACGCTGCCACCGCCCTCTAACAAAACAAGAGCCACTGTTTAAAAGTGGCATCTTCTCAAGTAAAATGTGACGTTGCAGCTGTGATCGTACCTCTTGATGATCCATACGCGTGTCTGTGTCACAGGTCATTGAAAAGCATTATGGGCGATCGCTTGAGGTGTGGACGGAGAGGGCTGCCGTCCTGTCAGAAAACGGCACAGACGAAGGAGAGTTCCCAGAGGCGGGAGATCACCCTTCCGTGATCATGTACTGGTCGTTGTCGGTGTCGATCTTCTCCATTGGTGGCATGTTGTCCTCCTTCCTGGTGGGATTTGTGGGAGACCTGAGAGGAAGGTGAGCAAGAAGGGATAAAATAATGAGGACATATTTGTGTGAGGATGAAAGTTTGACGGAAGAATAAATacttgagggaaaaaaagggctGGAGAAACAGTaacaagagaagagaaggaggtgaACATTAATGGGAAAGGACTCACAAAGTTAATTCAGGATCAATATGGAATAATGCCCTTATACGCATCCTCTTATCCATCATCCGGCTTCCTCTGTATCTccccctgccacctttttatcTCTTTCTGTCTTGCAGGGTAAAGGGCATGTTAATGGTAAATGTTCTGGCTGTGGCTGCCGGACTGCTGATGGGTCTTTGCAGGATGTGGAAGCCTCACTTCATGGTCATCGCAGGCCGTGCCGTGATGGGCTTTTACTGCGGTACAGACAAGCACACATTACGACCTTTAATACTCTCAACAAtccagttgccagaataaatattggtaatgtttctgcaaaccctGGACATGTTGAAACTTGAAGCATTTCTTTAGGTTGTAACTTAACTGTTTCTTTTGGGTTCATTTTTCTACTTTATGTCATTGACAACGATGTGGTCATGACATAAATActggcacaaaaactacttatGTTAATCATAGGAAAAGATCTTAtttgttttggcttcaaatatctgttttggtcaacacaaacacagctgaaaattgtcctgaggtctcgTTGAAAACACTCAGTTTTCAAATAGAAAACATGGCTCGAGATGTCCCGGCTTCTTGTCAAAAAGATCTATTTCTTGACaccacaaataaataaattgtcaTGAGGTCTCCGTAAAAAATATCCGGTGGTCTCACACTTCCACATGTTAAAACGCAGTCtcgaactgtggtcactggcttagCAGCCTTcttgcctgtaactccaccGACATCACCTCCACCTATGAGACATATCAACATTTTGCAGAGACATAAACTGCCAACATTATATCCTTGCGACTGGGCTGAATACTCACATTACTACAAACACGTTAAATACTACATTATTTAGTTGTAAATACCAGTGTTTATGTGTCATATACAGAAGAGGCAACTCACCTTTATTATCCTACGAATACATCCTACAAAAGCTGATTTTTAAAGGGTTCCTGAATTAACACCTTAGATAGtcacaagaaaaacaataatGCAGTCTTCTATTGTCGTACATCCGCCAGCGAATGTTTAAAGATGTGCGTGTTTCAGGGTTGACATCCGGGCTCGTGCCGATGTACATTGGGGAGATTTCTCCCAAAGCTTACCGAGGGGCTCTGGGAACATTACACCAGCTGGCTATTGTCACTGGCATCCTGATCAGCCAGGTGagagaagcacacacacagcaaaataTTTGCTTGGCGGCACACTGAACATAACATAaagctgtatgtgtgtttacctgtgtgtggATGTAGGTAATAGGCTTGGACTTCATACTCGGTAATGACGATATGTGGCCCCTGTTGCTTGGTCTGTCGGGAGCTCCGGCAATACTGCAATCACTTCTGCTTCCTCTGTGCCCCGAGAGCCCGCGGTACCTTTACATTCTGCTGGGCAAGGAGCAAGAGGCGCGAACAAGTAAGAAATACAACCAGTAACGCTCTTTGTCATCCTCTTTTCTCTATGGCTCTCTTCTCCAAACACATCATACTTACAGTAATCATTTCTAGACATGCAGTTTATAGGGCACAATAGTTGGGAAATAGTTAgcttgctcttttttttcccacaactGCAAATACAGTTTGTCATGTATACAGACCCTCGCTCTCGCTTCAATCTTCCCTTTGTGCTCCTGCAGGTCTACTTCGTTTAAAAGGAGCATATGACCCGACTCCTGATCTGGAAGAGATGAAGAGTGAGAAGGAGAAGGCAGACAGGGAGCCCAGAGTCTCCATCCTTTCTTTGGTAGGTCTCTGTACAGGAAGAAGGCCTCTCGAGATATATAGTGTCACAACTAcctcctctttttttgtatCTCTTGTGAATTTAGCTTGAACTTTTTCATCATCTATTCTGGAGAAAATGACTGATACAGTTAATGGCCGTCAGAACACACCCTGACACAAAGGGATACACTCAGTAGTGATGTAAAAGTGAGGGTTCAAGACTTTTAGATTAAGGGTAAATATACTTTTTTCAAACAAGCCACTTTAACATGTTAAAATACTTTTGACAACTGTCCTCAGTATTAAAAAACCAACAGAGGGACGGGAAAGATATGGCAAGAAATACACAGAACATCCATTCATCTTAAGtaaaacacagatttttgtACATTCTAGTTGTGcgctccagaaaaaaaaaaaaatcttttactgctgtgtgttctCCCCAAGATCCGCTCCTCTGtgtacagacagcagctggTCGTTGCCCTCATGATGCACTTCTCCCAGCAGTTCTCTGGAATCAACGCGGTGAGCGACAAATTAATTCCCActctgcatttttttaatgtctctcGCTCACTTTACTGCAGTCAAACCAAAACAGTGGGAGTACTAGATGGCAGGCAAATCGTGGTTTCATGAAAGCACGTACTGTATGCGCACATCAGCAGGGAATGGATCAAAAATGAGTATAAGAAAATGTATATCGTGGGAAATCTTTAATTCTCTGTTGTACATCTTTAAATCACCTGACTTGTTTTTAACTCTCCCTAAGCACactcacccaaaaaaaaaaaatgttcattcaTATTTCACTCTGCGTTTACTGAAAATCTGTGCTCGTTCTGCCTCCAAGATCTTTTACTACTCCACGGATATCTTCACTCGCGCTGGTGTGGCCCAGCCGGTCTACGCCACCATAGGAGTCGGAGTCATCAACACGATCTTCACTCTGGTGTCTGTGAGTGGCTACACTtatacgcacacacagacatactgaTAGAATGCAGTGGtatcttctctctgtctctcttctacACACAAATGagctgtgtactgtgtatttctAGGTTGCCCTGGTGGATAAGGCTGGCAGGCGCACCCTGACTCTGGCTGGTCTGGGAGGGATGTGTCTGTGTGCGGTTGCCATGACAGTTGGTCTCAAATTCCAGGTTTGTCCAATCAAGTGTCAAAGATTTATCTTATCAGCAGCTGTATATGTGCTGAGCTTTGATCAACTAATGTGGCTGCCAAATGTTAACTGGTGTGGCCTGCATTTCATCTTTGTTCCACATTAAAGTGATGTAACAAGTTGGACAATGTTGGGAAAAGTAATAATCATGAAATTTGACGGATGTTCCCCCGTCCTCCAGAGTGAATTCCTGTGGAT is from Sparus aurata chromosome 16, fSpaAur1.1, whole genome shotgun sequence and encodes:
- the slc2a2 gene encoding solute carrier family 2, facilitated glucose transporter member 2, which encodes MESGKQLTGTLAIAVFTAVLGSLQYGYSLGVINAPQKVIEKHYGRSLEVWTERAAVLSENGTDEGEFPEAGDHPSVIMYWSLSVSIFSIGGMLSSFLVGFVGDLRGRVKGMLMVNVLAVAAGLLMGLCRMWKPHFMVIAGRAVMGFYCGLTSGLVPMYIGEISPKAYRGALGTLHQLAIVTGILISQVIGLDFILGNDDMWPLLLGLSGAPAILQSLLLPLCPESPRYLYILLGKEQEARTSLLRLKGAYDPTPDLEEMKSEKEKADREPRVSILSLIRSSVYRQQLVVALMMHFSQQFSGINAIFYYSTDIFTRAGVAQPVYATIGVGVINTIFTLVSVALVDKAGRRTLTLAGLGGMCLCAVAMTVGLKFQSEFLWMSYVSMAAIFLFVSFFEIGPGPIPWFIVAELFSQGPRPAAIALAGCCNWTSNFIIGMTFPYIQEYLGCYVFALFAVLLLGFTVFIYLRVPETKGKSFEEIAGVFRKGRKKANPDDGTELQQLKTSTDA